agataccttttctagccctaggttctaacttaccatcatttacatgaatataagctggacaaccaaagattctaagactagaatagtttaccggagtgttgtaccatacctcttgtggcgacttgaacttcaaggcggtatgaggtgaacggttgatcaaataacatgccgtagccaccgcttcggcccaaaattgtttccccaaatttgcttgatttagcatgcatcttgccctttccaataacgttttattcatcctctccgcaacaccattttgttgaggacgacctgcacaagttctatgtctaacaataccttcattagaacaataattgagaaacttgctatcaacaaattcaagaccattgtcggttctcaaggtcttgatgctcctaccggctttcttttcaatcatcttcttccattccaagaagacatcaaaaacttcatatttatgttttataaagtaacaccaaacttttctagagtaatcatcaataaaggtcaacatgtagctacaaccactaagggagggcgttcgtgaaggcccccacaagtcggaatggacataatctaatatccccttagtgttgtggatggcgggtttaaaactaattctcttgtgtttcccataaacacaatgttcacaaaaaccaaggttcccaaaattttttccatcaaataaaccttgtttagagagttcaaacatacctctttcgctcatgtgaccaagcctcaagtgccaaagtttggtgtcacgatcggacattgtgcttgtggatacattcgccgagccaagaatggttgaaccttgaagagcatacaaactcccattcaacctccccttcatcaccactagtgaacccttggctaccttcataactccaccttcacaagtgattctacacccgatcttatcaagagtacccaaagataaaagattctttttcaagcccgggacataccttacatcggttaaggtcctcacaatcccatcaaacattttaattttaatgctcccaatcccaacaaccttacatgtggtgttgtttcccatggtaacatttcccccatcaacactttcaaatgtatggaagaaagttttgttgggagtcatgtggaatgtgcaccccgaatcaagaatccattcattattacctttgtactcatgagtggcaacaagaacatcgccatcatcactatcattcacgtaactagcattggcattgctagttccttcccttgcctcttcttctagctttctcttaagcttccaacaatccttcttgatgtggcccttaagcttgcaatagttacaagacttatttttgtttggcctcacggacttggaccttcctttacccttgtttccactcccactagtggaacctttctcttgtgacctccctcttacaaacaaaccgtcactagcattgcttggtgacttttgtgacaattgtgtatcaatgagatccctttgagtcaaggcattcttcacatcatcactactcaaattatctctaccataaagtagagtttctctaaaatttttataagaagggggtaaagaacataaaagataaattgccaagtcttcatcatcaagcttaacatcaatgttttgtaaatccataacaatggaacaaaactcatccaagtgaggttttaaaggtttaccttcctccaagcgtaagtcgtagagtctactcttcaaaagtagcctattggtaacactcttggccatgtagagtgattccaatttctcccatatactcttggttgttgtttctttaacaacctctcttagaacttcattggataagcataattggattgccgataacgcctttgtgtctatctcttcccgtctcgatgcggacattccttccggcatcttctctacaccataaatcgccttgtgcacaccattttgaatcaaaatggctctcattttgacttgccataagccaaagtttacattcctatcaaacttctcaatatcgagcttcattgtagtcatgattttcaagtaataatttcttaaaacaccgcaaaataaccttggctctgataccaattgaaaacgatcgctaaatacttacgatgttaagaacaaacaacaatgagcaaaaataagtttgacaaagtaacaaacaaggacacaaaaatttaaggaggttcacccaatgatggctacgtcctccgtggtgtgtagttatgtttatattatatcaaatgaatacaaacaacacttcaatatgaagaattacaattgagatagagataacaacaataggctatgtgtttggcttaagggttgtgtttgatgtgtttttacatacttgaagtgtgggtatgagagccctatttatagtgctaggtacttgaagatgaatgactcacataaatacatagttaatttagggtaatgaatactatgaaataactctaagaacttgaaaaggcattatctcaagagtcacacacatgagactcttcaccttaatcttcattaacaccaataattcccatgaatactcttcaccttattacacccttttggattccataactcaagagtcacacacatgaattcaaccctttaatgtgcactcaagtcacacattagtatactatcatttataatcacattagtatactaccattcataacatacAGCTTGTGCAAAACGTGATACATAATAGTACAAGTTATATGTTTTTCTCTCCAGTCCAATTGATtggttattatgattatgaaatATCATATTGCCGACTACATACAATTTTGAGATGTTATGTGCTTCATCCATGATAGCCTAACCACTAACTGATATGTAACTAAGCCTATAAAAATGGTCTTGTCAAATCAATTTCAAGCcggattatttttaaattaaatataaaatacaaaaattgaaTAGAAATAATCTGAAATATAGTGCTTTTTGACTAAAAAATATGACGTGAAACTGATAAGttgacaaaattaaaaaaacgagTCAACTGGCCGATGGGATTAGATCGTAGGATTGAATCGTAAAATCGGACGATCCTACAAATTTACAGAATTAACAAGTTGTATTATGTCTATGTTTATtgtttgatcattttcaatataaaaaagcATCAAAAACCCATAGATTTTCTTaagattttgttttaatttaaaatacatacatattttactttttaatgtcGTTTTTTCCTCTATTtttaatgaaatgacaaaatataTGTAAGATATACActacacataatatatttagagctGATACACACACagaaaaaattaatagtaaaaaaaagaagaaaggtactacgaaaaaaatttaaattagtagTTTTGAACGATCCTAACAATCCTAGCCGATCCTACCAACGATCCTAAtcaattctaacgatttcaCCAACGATCCCACTTGATTTCGATTCCACTAATATTCCTAGTCTTTGGATCcaatttaaatcataaaattgtatgattttacGATCTCGATTTTAATGGTAATGATTACTAGTTGAACTTTAAAGAGTGCGGAGTGTAGACCAATACTAATTTACAATTGGATTTTGGATTAATTTGGAATTGGGtgaaattttgacaattctataTGCATGTGAATCACACATTGAAATCATGATAAAGTGATCTTTCCTTTGTCATGATACTGTGGAACATTAATTACAAGTCAAATTCCATTCATTTGGTGTACGTATGAAATTGGGATTTTGTTTATACGGTAGCtggtataatataatatataatattgtatataatttttattctcTATTTATTTATATCTTTAGTTGGCTTATTAAATGATGGGCTCTTTAATCTTAATGTTGTGAACAAAACTATTATTTCTTGAATCCCCAAAGTTAATTAATTATCCTAAAAAGCTTGATGTATTGTAATTTATAAAGATCAATTTTAAGTGGATGGTGAATATATTGAAATTGATGTTGGGGTAGAATATCTCTTTTAACCAAAGTGCATTGTTAATCAAAATCTTACTATTATGACAATCTTTAAAACTTTCCATATCATGTCATGAAACGTGCAACTAATGGAttgaataatatattattttgctctaaaaTTGGCTATAGTAAAGCTTAGAACTGTGTTGAGCGGAGAAGGGTTATACTAAAATAGAGTTTATAGATAACTTGGTGCGGTGAATTATATGATATACGTATTTCTAGTCCAGAATTTAGTTTTAATGTGAATAAgcctaaaaattattttcactgTTCGATCATATTATGGGCTATATAAGATGGGTGTTTTGGCTAGTTCGATCATATTTTCACTGTTGGATCATATTAATAACTAGGTGCAGTAATCATATTTACTATTTGGTGTTGTGTCTAAAGCTTGAAAGGGGCTCCAAAGGAGTAACATTTTATGTGGCGTGCTTGTAATAAAGGAACCGTTGTTGTGAATGCAGTTCGGTTTCATAGGCATTGGGCTCAATCTCCATTGTGTGATAGGTCCTGCCCCTCTACTCTAGGTACCTCTTTGCGGAGTTCTTATGGCTGTGCAATAGAATGACAAATgagaattttagaaaaatttgagcgaaaaaataaaaaaaattaagcaaataagcgaaattctaaacttttcccaaaagtaagcgtccgaaccccaaagctgtgctttggagctgttcgcagttagtaattgcgaacgggtcaaaaaagacaaaatagctgttcgcagttactaactgcgaacagaaatttttttttttttttttttttttttttttttttctgttcgcagttagtaactgcgaacagctattttgtctttttgctgttcgcagtctaactgcgaacagctattttgtgttttttgaactgttcgcagttactaactgcgaacagctattttgtcttttatagttgttcgcagttagtaactgcgaacagctccaaagcacagctttggggttcggacgcttacttttgggaaaagtttagaatttcgcttatttgcttaattttttttattttttcgctcaactttttctaaaatttgACAAATGAGGAGGTTGAAAAAATAACGAAATGGAAAGTTATAAATATGTTTTATATGTTCGACCGCACAGAGCCCAATAAAGTTATGgccttaatattaattatattgtaTAGTTTAAGTGTTTGAGATACAGAGTTGTTAaagaaatatcataattttttaaaattacacaGGGCATTCAATgaatttgtcaaattttattCCACCCTTAATTTGTGGTTATGTGAGTTACTTGGTTCATATATATTCGAAAGCTCCTCAAATTTTTGTAATCCTATACAatcgaacatgttgaacataCTTAAAATAACTCCTTTGTTAAGataaatcaagaaaatattGACTCAAATCTAATTTACTTGCTCCTATTTGCCTATGAGTAGGCTATAATGtactttttcataattattaacaaaatattaagaAAGTGATGATAACGGTAAAattatgtggatgaaattataaaattattagagaaaacatgaatatgaatatgaatatttaaaaagtaacaaGGACATTAATCAAGATGAAAGTGTTGTAAACTAAACCAAAAGCTTAGCTCATGATTGAAGCcccaatatatgttatataatatCACTTTCTTTAATTGTGGCATTTTTATCAggtatttatgatttttctattattaatattttgaccTATCTATTTTACTTTGCAATAATTTTACGTTGAATTATATTTTCACAACTTTCTTTAGTTTTATTCACATATTTTCTGTCATTTTCACGTACTTTTAATCATATTCGTTCGATATACCCTCATAAATCATATTCTTTTAAGAATTGTGAGTTGTTGCAATATCAAAGGAGTGTTTCACACTTTGTCTGCCTACCgatttttgctatatttttttatttatcatgacctacttttttaatttaaatctcatcaatatatatatatttatctttttattacatacatatatttgtCACACTATTTTATAATAGaatctctttttcttctttagAAGTTGCTCATTATAATTATAGTATAGCAAAAAGTTTTGGCAGGAAGGGAATAGCACAAGTATTGGAACGACCAGTCAAAATAAGAGTATACAGAAACTTTTATGTAGTTAGGAGTGGGAGTATTTTTTTAGCCAAGcaataaaacaattaataatagagttatttaaaatacatttgacgatttaatatttattttattttataattaaatttgagttgacctaattaaaaaataaatttacaattttatatAAATCAATATAAACGTAAGactcaattttaaattaacataaaacaCCTGACTCGAAATCGTTCATAACGGAATGAACACCACTAATCAATGACAATGACAATGACAATGACAATGAAAAAACTATTATATGTAGTTATTTTTGCCGCAATAGGTTTTGAGATTGAATTTCATATAATTCTCCTATTTTGTCAACCtgcctataataaaaaaaatatatattctctCTGTTCCTTAAGAagtttatatttgttatttttaggtGTTTTATTTACTGTTTCCATAAacaatctttctatttatatcaaaaagtTCATCTATTTTGTGAGAGaaacgtctctcaaagagacgacttcaaaataaaaagctcacattcttatttttctcttaaatttgtattaattgggctatttagcctatatatctaatgcgtctaTCGGATATaccgtctctcacaataatttttgCAAAAGATTTggacaaaataactttgttcattcttattctaaaattttaataattattatggtCTCcacattatatataaataacttTGTTCATTCTCATTTAATATTTCAATAATGCTTATGGAATTATGGTCCTCACGTATTTTTCATTAaagatttttatatttcttatggtctcTACATATTTCTCATCAagtttataaaaacatttttaattagttgtataccccatttttttaattaactttatttaaatattttttaaatatttataattcccACTTTTcttctatcaaatttattaaataaaataattatatccatcatctaaaaaattttatttttcttaatttttataacATTGGAAAATTCATTGAGTAACGGGTTATGTAATAATGAGAAAGCCATTATCTATAATCTATACTCTCTCTGTCCCATTGAATTTGTAGCATTTGTCATTTTGATCCGTCCTAATTAATTTGCGCCCACcacttcattttaatttaagttatactttttaacttttttttaaatttcatcaaCACCATTTATTctatctctttatttattatcattatttaccatttttttaataaacaaggtCAATTTTCTCTCTATTTCAAACTATATACTGGACAAATGAGTTGTTATTTATCTCTCTCCAAGACTTTTATATATACCAAAGCTTTACCCTTACTTTCCTTTACTCATAGCCTcagacttaaaaaaaaaaactcgctTTTTCCTGAATACTCTCTTTATTTCTCTTCTCTGTTTTCAGAGAATCCAATTCAAATCCTGTGCTATAATTGTCTCAAAGAATTCAATCTCTGTTATCATTTCTTCTCTTAATAATCTCTATTTCTTCTTTCATGGCAGCTTTTCAGCAATACCCTGCTTTTCTTGTTGACTCTGTTTTCTTGCCTAATGTGTCCGCCATTAAAACGCCTGGAGCTTTTGATGACTTTATTCCTAACTTAAATCACTTTTACTCTTCATCACAGAATTCCCAACACCCTTCGATAATTCATAATCAAGAGGGTTCTTCTGTTGATGCAAGTAGCTGTCTTGAGCAATTAAGTTTTAACGAACGTTCTTCCATGGAAGATAAACAGAGGAATGAAAGCTTATCAATGGCGGATAAAGCTGATAGCTCTGAACAATTGACTCAAACATGTTCTCATGTTGATAAAAAGAGGAAAACTAGAAAAGGGTCTTCTTCTACTTCTGCTAATTCTAAGGTTTTCTATCAAATTCTAGctctatattttctattttacaaaaaaaataccaaaaaaaataaatttagggGGTGAGTTATTTCACTATTCCAAATTCTAACAAGACGTTCTAatgatgaaattatttttattcgGCTGACTCAacatatatttattgttttgaaataatcAAAAAGGGGTCACTcgtaattttaaagaaaaataatatttttttatagtcAATCACTTATAAGTGATTTTTATAGTCCATCTCACGGTGAGTTAGTTTTATATAAGataaattgattcttttttatatttaatttataatatttgttgGTGGGACAGTCAAATTATTGAAATTGATAGAATATGAATGATAAAGTATAACGTGTTTTAGGGTCTCGTAATTACGACTTTAATGTATCTTATACTATCCTTGCAGGAGATCAAACAAGTGAAGAACAAGAAACAAAAGAAGGACAAAATCGTAACaaaagatgatgaaaatgagaagATAACAACTCCTAAAGAAGAACCTCCAAAGGGTTACATTCATGTTAGAGCACGGAGAGGTCAAGCAACAGATAGTCACAGCCTTGCTGAAAGGGTatataattagtaaataataatgtaataattAGCTAATGACTAATAATGAAGTTATCAACTAACAAAGAAAATGTTGCGGTAAATGAACCCTAAATTCACTTAATAATATCAGGCA
This Amaranthus tricolor cultivar Red isolate AtriRed21 chromosome 13, ASM2621246v1, whole genome shotgun sequence DNA region includes the following protein-coding sequences:
- the LOC130797853 gene encoding basic helix-loop-helix protein 80-like codes for the protein MAAFQQYPAFLVDSVFLPNVSAIKTPGAFDDFIPNLNHFYSSSQNSQHPSIIHNQEGSSVDASSCLEQLSFNERSSMEDKQRNESLSMADKADSSEQLTQTCSHVDKKRKTRKGSSSTSANSKEIKQVKNKKQKKDKIVTKDDENEKITTPKEEPPKGYIHVRARRGQATDSHSLAERVRREKISERMKMLQAIVPGCDKVTGKALMLDEIINYVQSLQNQVEFLSMKLASLDPMIYNFGLMDHDPMLFGTPQVINNVMALPIALTQPNNGGSSIDPPQSFANTTSMSCSTASSATTSTFPGSIVDSSPNLGVFDQQEQKPCLLPLQDAGSLYWGLNEQQRQNIINQFGSNLYSLH